A single window of uncultured Methanospirillum sp. DNA harbors:
- a CDS encoding IS630 family transposase (programmed frameshift), which translates to MFRKYSIYLPDFEREELLSVVNKGISPAYRIKHAQILLNADKNGPNLPDWKSAEFIKCHPQTVFNVRKRYHEQGLKAALDRKFREEPPNEPILDGQKEAQLIAIACSQPPTGYTRWTFKLLSERMVELEIVETISPKTVERALKKNELKPHLKKCWVIPPQQNAEFVAHMEDILEIYHLPYNPNIPVVCMDEKPIQFISDTRPSIPLSPSHPERFDYEYQRNGTSNIFIFTEPLKGWRKAVVREKKTKQDWAEEIRTILIEDYPSASKIILICDNLNTHTIGALYATFTPKEALKLSKRLEIHHTPKHGSWLNIAEIELSVMTMQCLNRRIGDPISLKNEIKFWQKNRNENQKSVNWQFKSEDARIKLRHLYPQI; encoded by the exons ATGTTTAGAAAATATTCAATTTATCTTCCTGATTTTGAACGAGAAGAATTACTATCAGTAGTAAATAAGGGTATATCCCCTGCCTATCGAATAAAACATGCCCAAATTCTATTAAATGCTGACAAGAACGGCCCTAATTTACCAGATTGGAAAAGCGCTGAATTTATTAAATGTCATCCTCAAACCGTGTTTAATGTAAGAAAAAGATATCATGAACAGGGTCTAAAAGCTGCATTGGATAGGAAATTCCGTGAAGAACCACCGAATGAACCAATTTTAGATGGACAGAAAGAAGCTCAATTAATTGCAATAGCCTGCAGTCAACCTCCCACTGGTTATACTCGATGGACGTTTAAACTCCTTTCCGAGCGTATGGTAGAATTAGAGATCGTTGAAACAATCTCTCCAAAAACTGTTGAAAGAGCCTTAAA AAAAAACGAACTCAAACCTCATTTGAAAAAATGCTGGGTAATCCCTCCTCAACAGAACGCTGAATTTGTTGCTCACATGGAAGATATCCTTGAAATATATCACCTTCCATATAATCCAAATATCCCTGTTGTTTGCATGGATGAGAAACCAATTCAATTTATTTCTGATACCAGACCTTCAATTCCTCTTTCACCATCTCATCCTGAGCGGTTTGACTATGAATATCAGAGAAATGGTACGTCAAATATCTTTATTTTCACTGAACCATTGAAAGGTTGGCGGAAAGCTGTTGTAAGGGAAAAGAAAACTAAACAAGATTGGGCTGAGGAAATCCGAACGATATTGATTGAGGATTACCCATCTGCATCGAAAATTATTTTGATCTGTGATAATTTGAATACACATACGATAGGTGCTTTATATGCAACATTTACCCCTAAAGAAGCACTGAAACTTTCCAAACGATTAGAGATTCATCACACACCAAAACACGGTTCATGGTTAAATATTGCAGAAATTGAGTTGAGTGTTATGACCATGCAATGTTTAAACAGAAGAATCGGGGATCCCATTTCGTTAAAGAATGAAATTAAATTTTGGCAGAAGAACAGAAATGAAAATCAGAAGTCAGTAAACTGGCAGTTCAAATCAGAAGATGCAAGAATTAAACTACGTCACCTTTATCCACAAATTTAA
- a CDS encoding IS1634 family transposase translates to MQELNYVTFIHKFKWRGVLGTHTFWISRVPMVILEADLFRRTEEEFVACTDDRYSYYSSISEYAGIKQKWVVFHSSEQQKRKESTFEKKIEKELEKARKSLKHLSSKRYACEPDAQSAINDWITKHPWIKVESSSIKQVHERVEKKRGRPGKDEVLIVKYFVETQISLNYEWVEKERAILGRFIIATNDLVLDPESALTYYKGQSQVEKGFRFLKDKTFRVSEVFLKNISRIQALAMIMVLCLYVYAVSEYKLRKGLKESNETVPSQNGKPTQKPTMKWVFFMFRRVRELSLRIEGKIITKVLNLDQSIRKIITLLGSECEKYYFS, encoded by the coding sequence ATGCAAGAATTAAACTACGTCACCTTTATCCACAAATTTAAGTGGCGAGGGGTACTAGGAACTCATACCTTCTGGATTAGCAGAGTACCAATGGTGATATTGGAAGCAGATCTTTTTAGGAGAACTGAAGAAGAGTTTGTTGCATGTACTGATGATCGTTATTCCTACTATTCTTCAATCTCTGAATATGCAGGGATAAAACAAAAGTGGGTTGTCTTCCATTCAAGTGAACAACAGAAAAGAAAAGAATCCACATTTGAAAAGAAGATAGAGAAGGAACTGGAAAAAGCAAGAAAATCTCTCAAACATCTATCTTCAAAGCGTTATGCATGTGAACCAGATGCTCAAAGTGCAATAAATGATTGGATTACAAAACACCCTTGGATAAAAGTTGAATCATCTTCAATAAAGCAAGTTCATGAAAGAGTTGAAAAGAAAAGGGGAAGGCCAGGAAAAGATGAGGTTCTCATCGTGAAATATTTCGTTGAAACTCAAATCTCATTAAATTATGAATGGGTTGAAAAGGAACGCGCAATTCTTGGACGCTTTATTATTGCAACAAATGATCTCGTTCTTGATCCTGAATCTGCTCTTACATACTATAAAGGGCAATCTCAAGTTGAAAAGGGATTTAGATTCCTCAAAGATAAAACATTCAGAGTTTCGGAAGTGTTTTTAAAAAATATAAGCCGTATCCAAGCACTTGCGATGATAATGGTGCTTTGTTTATACGTATATGCTGTGTCAGAATATAAACTCCGAAAAGGTTTGAAAGAGTCAAATGAAACCGTTCCAAGTCAAAATGGTAAACCAACTCAAAAACCGACGATGAAATGGGTTTTCTTTATGTTTCGAAGAGTACGGGAATTATCTTTGAGAATTGAGGGAAAAATTATTACCAAAGTCCTGAATTTGGATCAGTCTATTCGCAAGATTATTACATTGTTGGGGTCAGAATGTGAAAAATATTATTTTTCATAA
- a CDS encoding ATP-binding protein gives MLSLSIFQILATRYEVLCTVITTNLPFSEWVKVFHDKTLTAALLDRITHRAMIVNMNGSSFRRRAKNT, from the coding sequence ATTCTGTCGCTGAGTATATTTCAAATTCTCGCTACACGATACGAGGTTCTCTGTACGGTAATTACTACGAATTTACCGTTTTCTGAGTGGGTGAAAGTGTTTCATGATAAAACTCTGACTGCTGCTCTTCTTGACAGGATTACTCACCGGGCTATGATTGTCAATATGAACGGTTCCAGTTTTAGAAGAAGGGCAAAAAATACCTGA
- a CDS encoding ATP-binding protein → MMTELEEMCKQLHIAGVYQSIQEQCGSDPDIISVLMMACQFELNIRMTNRQIRTIKQAGFPTQKRFEELSVQDLPDLKLLNFIQETKNIVFIGNSGTGKTHLAIATGVCAFENNFKVIFKTAAGLVNELLEAKRAGRFTLLMRQLKRIDLLILDELGYITFDQEGAELLYSTPE, encoded by the coding sequence ATGATGACTGAATTAGAAGAAATGTGCAAACAACTCCATATTGCCGGTGTGTACCAGTCAATCCAGGAACAGTGTGGATCTGATCCGGATATCATTTCAGTCCTGATGATGGCATGCCAGTTCGAACTGAATATCAGGATGACCAACCGGCAGATTAGAACGATTAAACAAGCAGGATTTCCAACACAAAAAAGATTTGAAGAACTGTCAGTACAGGATTTGCCTGATCTGAAGTTACTGAATTTTATTCAGGAAACCAAAAACATTGTGTTTATTGGAAACTCAGGGACTGGAAAAACTCACCTGGCAATTGCCACCGGGGTCTGTGCATTTGAGAATAACTTCAAAGTGATCTTTAAAACTGCAGCAGGTCTGGTTAATGAACTGCTTGAAGCTAAACGAGCAGGGAGATTTACGTTATTGATGAGGCAACTCAAGAGGATAGATCTTCTGATCCTGGATGAACTCGGCTACATAACATTTGATCAGGAAGGAGCAGAGTTATTATACTCAACGCCAGAGTAA